A portion of the Girardinichthys multiradiatus isolate DD_20200921_A chromosome 23, DD_fGirMul_XY1, whole genome shotgun sequence genome contains these proteins:
- the LOC124860838 gene encoding uncharacterized protein LOC124860838 isoform X6: protein MVHRWPALFTDSQIFQEFIRVVGKSLKDNFFDALDSFSPGLMDLFRKKRGLTSQLLAPLLCQTKTTEPTDVRCLCIRGLPVILGDDPSAFFKTSFDPVDKDLYSQTAVGILCIDEENSQMNPARVGIILEGNMVMDDLANLPQAFCVPFGLIYALHLEYHEYMKNTFFFVQQVMLDLGKSELAPKIQTLKNQLSM from the exons ATGGTACATCGATGGCCAGCTCTTTTCACAGACAGTCAG ATTTTTCAGGAGTTCATCAGAGTGGTGGGAAAAAGTCTCAAAGACAACTTCTTTGATGCACTTGACAGTTTCTCTCCTGGTTTGATGGACCTGTTTAGGAAGAAGAGAGGTCTTACTAGCCAGCTTTTGGCACCACTTCTATGTCAGACAAAG ACCACTGAGCCTACAGATGTTAGGTGCCTTTGCATTCGGGGGCTGCCAGTCATCTTGGGAGATGATCCTTCTGCTTTCTTCAAGACTTCTTTT GATCCAGTTGACAAGGACTTGTACAGCCAAACTGCAGTGGGGATCCTCTGTATTGATGAAGAAAATTCTCAGATGAACCCGGCCAGAGTTGGGATCATCTTAGAAGGGAATATGGTGATGGATGACCTGGCCAACCTTCCTCAGGCTTTCTGCGTCCCTTTTGGACTGATCTATGCACTGCACCTGGAATACCATGAGTATATGAAAAACACGTTCTTCTTTGTCCAGCAGGTGATGTTAGACCTGGGTAAAAGTGAGCTGGCACCCAAAATTCAGACTCTGAAAAATCAGCTCTCCATGTGA
- the LOC124860838 gene encoding uncharacterized protein LOC124860838 isoform X5: protein MTTPMFVHLGVKEHPFTLHLHAFVRCWTICWNKKKLLKTSLQSARWYIDGQLFSQTVRKKRGLTSQLLAPLLCQTKTTEPTDVRCLCIRGLPVILGDDPSAFFKTSFDPVDKDLYSQTAVGILCIDEENSQMNPARVGIILEGNMVMDDLANLPQAFCVPFGLIYALHLEYHEYMKNTFFFVQQVMLDLGKSELAPKIQTLKNQLSM, encoded by the exons ATGACCACGCCTATGTTCGTCCATTTGGGGGTGAAGGAGCACCCTTTTACTTTGCACCTGCACGCTTTCGTCAGATGCTGGACCATTTGCTGGAACA AAAAGAAGTTGTTAAAGACAAGCCTGCAGTCAGCCAGATGGTACATCGATGGCCAGCTCTTTTCACAGACAGTCAG GAAGAAGAGAGGTCTTACTAGCCAGCTTTTGGCACCACTTCTATGTCAGACAAAG ACCACTGAGCCTACAGATGTTAGGTGCCTTTGCATTCGGGGGCTGCCAGTCATCTTGGGAGATGATCCTTCTGCTTTCTTCAAGACTTCTTTT GATCCAGTTGACAAGGACTTGTACAGCCAAACTGCAGTGGGGATCCTCTGTATTGATGAAGAAAATTCTCAGATGAACCCGGCCAGAGTTGGGATCATCTTAGAAGGGAATATGGTGATGGATGACCTGGCCAACCTTCCTCAGGCTTTCTGCGTCCCTTTTGGACTGATCTATGCACTGCACCTGGAATACCATGAGTATATGAAAAACACGTTCTTCTTTGTCCAGCAGGTGATGTTAGACCTGGGTAAAAGTGAGCTGGCACCCAAAATTCAGACTCTGAAAAATCAGCTCTCCATGTGA
- the LOC124860838 gene encoding uncharacterized protein LOC124860838 isoform X4, whose translation MTTPMFVHLGVKEHPFTLHLHAFVRCWTICWNKKKLLKTSLQSARWYIDGQLFSQTVSFSPGLMDLFRKKRGLTSQLLAPLLCQTKTTEPTDVRCLCIRGLPVILGDDPSAFFKTSFDPVDKDLYSQTAVGILCIDEENSQMNPARVGIILEGNMVMDDLANLPQAFCVPFGLIYALHLEYHEYMKNTFFFVQQVMLDLGKSELAPKIQTLKNQLSM comes from the exons ATGACCACGCCTATGTTCGTCCATTTGGGGGTGAAGGAGCACCCTTTTACTTTGCACCTGCACGCTTTCGTCAGATGCTGGACCATTTGCTGGAACA AAAAGAAGTTGTTAAAGACAAGCCTGCAGTCAGCCAGATGGTACATCGATGGCCAGCTCTTTTCACAGACAGTCAG TTTCTCTCCTGGTTTGATGGACCTGTTTAGGAAGAAGAGAGGTCTTACTAGCCAGCTTTTGGCACCACTTCTATGTCAGACAAAG ACCACTGAGCCTACAGATGTTAGGTGCCTTTGCATTCGGGGGCTGCCAGTCATCTTGGGAGATGATCCTTCTGCTTTCTTCAAGACTTCTTTT GATCCAGTTGACAAGGACTTGTACAGCCAAACTGCAGTGGGGATCCTCTGTATTGATGAAGAAAATTCTCAGATGAACCCGGCCAGAGTTGGGATCATCTTAGAAGGGAATATGGTGATGGATGACCTGGCCAACCTTCCTCAGGCTTTCTGCGTCCCTTTTGGACTGATCTATGCACTGCACCTGGAATACCATGAGTATATGAAAAACACGTTCTTCTTTGTCCAGCAGGTGATGTTAGACCTGGGTAAAAGTGAGCTGGCACCCAAAATTCAGACTCTGAAAAATCAGCTCTCCATGTGA
- the LOC124860838 gene encoding uncharacterized protein LOC124860838 isoform X1 has translation MSTCVNNFKFNGLKSESFGYDHAYVRPFGGEGAPFYFAPARFRQMLDHLLEQKEVVKDKPAVSQMVHRWPALFTDSQIFQEFIRVVGKSLKDNFFDALDSFSPGLMDLFRKKRGLTSQLLAPLLCQTKTTEPTDVRCLCIRGLPVILGDDPSAFFKTSFDPVDKDLYSQTAVGILCIDEENSQMNPARVGIILEGNMVMDDLANLPQAFCVPFGLIYALHLEYHEYMKNTFFFVQQVMLDLGKSELAPKIQTLKNQLSM, from the exons ATGTCCACatgtgtgaataattttaagtTCAATGGCCTAAAATCAGAAAGTTTTGGTTATGACCACGCCTATGTTCGTCCATTTGGGGGTGAAGGAGCACCCTTTTACTTTGCACCTGCACGCTTTCGTCAGATGCTGGACCATTTGCTGGAACA AAAAGAAGTTGTTAAAGACAAGCCTGCAGTCAGCCAGATGGTACATCGATGGCCAGCTCTTTTCACAGACAGTCAG ATTTTTCAGGAGTTCATCAGAGTGGTGGGAAAAAGTCTCAAAGACAACTTCTTTGATGCACTTGACAGTTTCTCTCCTGGTTTGATGGACCTGTTTAGGAAGAAGAGAGGTCTTACTAGCCAGCTTTTGGCACCACTTCTATGTCAGACAAAG ACCACTGAGCCTACAGATGTTAGGTGCCTTTGCATTCGGGGGCTGCCAGTCATCTTGGGAGATGATCCTTCTGCTTTCTTCAAGACTTCTTTT GATCCAGTTGACAAGGACTTGTACAGCCAAACTGCAGTGGGGATCCTCTGTATTGATGAAGAAAATTCTCAGATGAACCCGGCCAGAGTTGGGATCATCTTAGAAGGGAATATGGTGATGGATGACCTGGCCAACCTTCCTCAGGCTTTCTGCGTCCCTTTTGGACTGATCTATGCACTGCACCTGGAATACCATGAGTATATGAAAAACACGTTCTTCTTTGTCCAGCAGGTGATGTTAGACCTGGGTAAAAGTGAGCTGGCACCCAAAATTCAGACTCTGAAAAATCAGCTCTCCATGTGA
- the LOC124860838 gene encoding uncharacterized protein LOC124860838 isoform X2 — MTTPMFVHLGVKEHPFTLHLHAFVRCWTICWNIEECGFSKVLQPLLYDLQLFEQSGVYLEQLGASVKEKKLLKTSLQSARWYIDGQLFSQTVSFSPGLMDLFRKKRGLTSQLLAPLLCQTKTTEPTDVRCLCIRGLPVILGDDPSAFFKTSFDPVDKDLYSQTAVGILCIDEENSQMNPARVGIILEGNMVMDDLANLPQAFCVPFGLIYALHLEYHEYMKNTFFFVQQVMLDLGKSELAPKIQTLKNQLSM, encoded by the exons ATGACCACGCCTATGTTCGTCCATTTGGGGGTGAAGGAGCACCCTTTTACTTTGCACCTGCACGCTTTCGTCAGATGCTGGACCATTTGCTGGAACA TCGAAGAGTGTGGCTTCTCAAAAGTTCTCCAGCCTCTGCTCTATGATCTACAATTATTCGAGCAAAGCGGTGTTTACTTGGAGCAACTTGGGGCAAGTGTTAAAG AAAAGAAGTTGTTAAAGACAAGCCTGCAGTCAGCCAGATGGTACATCGATGGCCAGCTCTTTTCACAGACAGTCAG TTTCTCTCCTGGTTTGATGGACCTGTTTAGGAAGAAGAGAGGTCTTACTAGCCAGCTTTTGGCACCACTTCTATGTCAGACAAAG ACCACTGAGCCTACAGATGTTAGGTGCCTTTGCATTCGGGGGCTGCCAGTCATCTTGGGAGATGATCCTTCTGCTTTCTTCAAGACTTCTTTT GATCCAGTTGACAAGGACTTGTACAGCCAAACTGCAGTGGGGATCCTCTGTATTGATGAAGAAAATTCTCAGATGAACCCGGCCAGAGTTGGGATCATCTTAGAAGGGAATATGGTGATGGATGACCTGGCCAACCTTCCTCAGGCTTTCTGCGTCCCTTTTGGACTGATCTATGCACTGCACCTGGAATACCATGAGTATATGAAAAACACGTTCTTCTTTGTCCAGCAGGTGATGTTAGACCTGGGTAAAAGTGAGCTGGCACCCAAAATTCAGACTCTGAAAAATCAGCTCTCCATGTGA
- the LOC124860838 gene encoding uncharacterized protein LOC124860838 isoform X3, which translates to MTTPMFVHLGVKEHPFTLHLHAFVRCWTICWNIEECGFSKVLQPLLYDLQLFEQSGVYLEQLGASVKEKKLLKTSLQSARWYIDGQLFSQTVRKKRGLTSQLLAPLLCQTKTTEPTDVRCLCIRGLPVILGDDPSAFFKTSFDPVDKDLYSQTAVGILCIDEENSQMNPARVGIILEGNMVMDDLANLPQAFCVPFGLIYALHLEYHEYMKNTFFFVQQVMLDLGKSELAPKIQTLKNQLSM; encoded by the exons ATGACCACGCCTATGTTCGTCCATTTGGGGGTGAAGGAGCACCCTTTTACTTTGCACCTGCACGCTTTCGTCAGATGCTGGACCATTTGCTGGAACA TCGAAGAGTGTGGCTTCTCAAAAGTTCTCCAGCCTCTGCTCTATGATCTACAATTATTCGAGCAAAGCGGTGTTTACTTGGAGCAACTTGGGGCAAGTGTTAAAG AAAAGAAGTTGTTAAAGACAAGCCTGCAGTCAGCCAGATGGTACATCGATGGCCAGCTCTTTTCACAGACAGTCAG GAAGAAGAGAGGTCTTACTAGCCAGCTTTTGGCACCACTTCTATGTCAGACAAAG ACCACTGAGCCTACAGATGTTAGGTGCCTTTGCATTCGGGGGCTGCCAGTCATCTTGGGAGATGATCCTTCTGCTTTCTTCAAGACTTCTTTT GATCCAGTTGACAAGGACTTGTACAGCCAAACTGCAGTGGGGATCCTCTGTATTGATGAAGAAAATTCTCAGATGAACCCGGCCAGAGTTGGGATCATCTTAGAAGGGAATATGGTGATGGATGACCTGGCCAACCTTCCTCAGGCTTTCTGCGTCCCTTTTGGACTGATCTATGCACTGCACCTGGAATACCATGAGTATATGAAAAACACGTTCTTCTTTGTCCAGCAGGTGATGTTAGACCTGGGTAAAAGTGAGCTGGCACCCAAAATTCAGACTCTGAAAAATCAGCTCTCCATGTGA